A window of the Lactobacillus gasseri ATCC 33323 = JCM 1131 genome harbors these coding sequences:
- a CDS encoding nitroreductase, which translates to MMNVEEAILTRHAVRLFNPDDKISKGSLEKIVELAQHAPSWVDSQPWKVYIATGNTLAAIKKRHAENVKNGVKANPDWPTTHREDWAKFPRENMLKHNEATAHFWENPELSDMTRQDLQTRLYDAPAICYLTIPKDSNQWSDYDLGAFGQTLMLAARGMGIDSMPAYEIVKFPESVKQIMNIPDSEWLAMGIALGYADMATRVNEYRAPRVPLDEMLKIKD; encoded by the coding sequence ATGATGAACGTAGAAGAAGCAATTTTAACCCGGCATGCAGTTCGTTTATTTAATCCAGACGATAAGATTTCAAAAGGGAGTCTAGAAAAAATTGTTGAACTAGCTCAACACGCTCCTTCATGGGTAGATTCACAACCTTGGAAGGTATATATTGCAACGGGTAACACACTAGCAGCAATTAAAAAACGTCATGCTGAAAATGTTAAGAACGGTGTTAAAGCAAATCCTGACTGGCCAACCACTCACAGAGAAGATTGGGCTAAGTTTCCAAGAGAAAATATGCTAAAGCATAATGAAGCAACCGCTCATTTTTGGGAAAATCCAGAGTTGTCTGACATGACACGTCAGGATCTACAGACACGTCTTTATGATGCACCAGCAATTTGCTACTTAACTATTCCTAAAGATTCAAATCAATGGTCAGATTACGATTTAGGTGCTTTTGGTCAAACTTTGATGTTGGCAGCTAGAGGAATGGGAATTGATTCAATGCCAGCTTATGAAATTGTGAAATTTCCAGAATCTGTTAAACAAATTATGAATATTCCTGACTCTGAATGGCTTGCAATGGGAATAGCTTTAGGATATGCAGATATGGCAACTAGAGTTAACGAATATCGCGCTCCGCGTGTGCCATTAGATGAAATGCTAAAAATAAAGGATTAA